The following coding sequences lie in one Rutidosis leptorrhynchoides isolate AG116_Rl617_1_P2 chromosome 6, CSIRO_AGI_Rlap_v1, whole genome shotgun sequence genomic window:
- the LOC139853454 gene encoding uncharacterized protein translates to MASYLLASDSDSEDVRIIQLIQELDEESEVESVPRNPRVRGYIPRDRESAAQRLWNDYLADAPVYPAKKFKRRFRMRINLFLRIAQGITTFNGNYIPEHFDFFREINDALGRQSFTTLQKCTSAIHQLAYRLSPDALDEYLHMSEQTSVICLDNFCICIIDFHKSR, encoded by the coding sequence ATGGCGTCATATTTACTAGCTTCCGATTCAGATTCGGAGGATGTTCGTATTATCCAACTTATTCAAGAATTGGACGAAGAGTCCGAAGTCGAGTCCGTTCCTCGTAATCCAAGAGTTCGTGGATACATTCCGAGAGATCGGGAGTCAGCAGCGCAACGTCTTTGGAATGATTACTTAGCTGACGCACCCGTTTACCCTGCTAAGAAATTTAAAAGGCGGTTTCGAATGCGCATAAACTTATTTCTACGTATAGCTCAAGGTATAACTACTTTTAATGGTAATTATATTCCTGAACATTTTGATTTTTTTAGAGAAATAAATGATGCACTTGGTAGGCAGTCGTTTACTACTTTACAAAAGTGTACTTCGGCTATACATCAATTGGCTTATAGATTAAGCCCCGATGCTCTCGATGAATATTTACATATGAGTGAGCAAACATCAGTAATATGTTTAGACAACTTTTGTATATGTATTATTGATTTTCATAAAAGTCGATAA